Proteins encoded within one genomic window of Eurosta solidaginis isolate ZX-2024a chromosome 1, ASM4086904v1, whole genome shotgun sequence:
- the LOC137236780 gene encoding integrator complex subunit 8-like isoform X2 codes for MEDPLRQKAVPLAAETVLWFEFLLDPQLITKHLKKPNPDPSPLELMSQFISVTPDVVMPPQFDLTSPEAESVPGGIPVTPGASVTTAADMSNVDGLRIPRKQMALKILALKVATWLKWNLDVLETSLPIPKQLFLLRDLCTVCFGKLISIPLPQDFQPKITSDHRCVLRLQILKDIAMKAARPSMANMFVPIEPMHQFFAPEIPPQNSVEYLQDLCKSTEPFYVFTYDTFVTLHADTETMRQNFEHMQQISLAELRAQIYYDLVNFYLYTKQYRQAREAVNECRRNLKEMKTDYKAESAKYTADDYLFCHVNDDELEGYLLACGCSEQRTTLTERFNAASWKQYKDIIETLREDNYIREIPLINRRILELDIEGLISQGTLKETRTFEMQVAALNVVRSIFEEGNIFASVDYFEKYKHLNSFIAIVDVIANVIPHCNLSERYIVKNFVIDCILKQNNGKQFLLHIQHLQLFTPIELRDLEQQSAEEEMIVPPLATLNEWKFSSKIMRIEVGSLERQLIACTNANTVRKLLVKLAATNPTKPLWTVNPSWEIATPIKSMLMSMQRGFLQDFAYVLLGKAREMTAKNDYIGAIYQSKTISNSHY; via the coding sequence ATGGAAGATCCCCTGCGACAGAAGGCAGTGCCGCTTGCGGCGGAAACTGTGCTGTGGTTTGAATTTCTACTCGATCCACAATTGATAACAAAGCATTTAAAGAAACCCAATCCGGATCCTAGTCCATTGGAGTTAATGTCACAATTTATATCCGTCACACCGGATGTTGTAATGCCACCACAATTTGATCTAACATCTCCTGAAGCGGAAAGCGTACCAGGTGGTATACCTGTAACACCAGGCGCTAGTGTGACTACTGCAGCCGATATGAGTAACGTCGATGGATTGAGGATACCACGCAAACAAATGGCGTTGAAAATTTTGGCGCTTAAAGTAGCAACGTGGTTGAAATGGAATTTAGATGTTTTGGAGACAAGTCTACCGATACCAAAACAGCTCTTCTTGCTGCGCGATTTATGTACGGTGTGCTTTGGCAAATTAATAAGTATACCCTTGCCGCAGGACTTTCAACCAAAGATAACTTCTGATCATCGTTGCGTGTTACGCTTACAAATATTGAAGGACATTGCGATGAAAGCTGCCCGCCCCTCAATGGCTAATATGTTTGTACCCATAGAGCCAATGCATCAATTTTTCGCACCCGAAATACCACCACAAAATAGTGTTGAATATTTACAGGATCTATGCAAATCGACAGAGCCCTTTTATGTGTTCACCTATGATACATTCGTAACGCTCCATGCAGATACCGAAACAATGCGACAAAACTTCGAACATATGCAACAAATCTCTTTAGCTGAATTACGAGCACAAATCTATTATGATTTGGTGAATTTCTATTTGTATACCAAACAATATAGGCAAGCACGCGAAGCTGTAAATGAATGTCGACGTAATTTGAAGGAAATGAAAACTGATTATAAAGCTGAATCGGCTAAGTACACGGCAGATGATTATCTTTTTTGTCATGTAAATGACGATGAGCTAGAAGGTTACCTATTGGCTTGTGGATGCAGTGAACAGAGAACAACTTTGACGGAACGCTTCAATGCGGCATCGTGGAAACAATATAAGGACATTATTGAAACCTTACGTGAAGATAATTATATacgtgaaataccattgataaatCGTCGAATACTTGAGCTTGACATTGAAGGCCTCATTTCACAGGGTACATTGAAAGAGACACGTACATTTGAAATGCAAGTTGCCGCACTAAATGTGGTGCGCAGCATTTTTGAAGAGGGCAATATTTTTGCAAGTGttgattattttgaaaaatataaacaTTTGAACAGTTTTATTGCAATCGTGGATGTTATTGCTAATGTTATTCCACATTGTAATCTGAGCGAACGGtatattgtaaaaaatttcgttattgATTGTATTTTAAAGCAAAATAATGGCAAACAATTTTTGCTACACATACAACATCTGCAATTGTTTACACCAATTGAGCTGCGTGATTTGGAGCAACAAAGTGCAGAAGAGGAAATGATTGTACCACCGCTTGCAACGCTCAATGAATGGAAATTCAGTTCCAAGATAATGCGTATTGAAGTGGGATCCTTAGAACGCCAACTAATCGCATGTACCAATGCGAATACGGTACGAAAGCTGTTAGTAAAACTTGCTGCTACAAATCCCACAAAACCGCTATGGACAGTAAATCCCAGTTGGGAAATTGCCACACCCATTAAATCAATGCTTATGTCCATGCAGCGAGGTTTCCTACAAGATTTTGCCTACGTCTTATTAGGCAAAGCGCGTGAAATGACAGCGAAGAACGACTACATTGGCGCAATTTATCAATCTAAAACGATTAGTAATTCACATTATTAA
- the LOC137236780 gene encoding integrator complex subunit 8-like isoform X1, whose amino-acid sequence MSIEKSTTNLGNKKMEDPLRQKAVPLAAETVLWFEFLLDPQLITKHLKKPNPDPSPLELMSQFISVTPDVVMPPQFDLTSPEAESVPGGIPVTPGASVTTAADMSNVDGLRIPRKQMALKILALKVATWLKWNLDVLETSLPIPKQLFLLRDLCTVCFGKLISIPLPQDFQPKITSDHRCVLRLQILKDIAMKAARPSMANMFVPIEPMHQFFAPEIPPQNSVEYLQDLCKSTEPFYVFTYDTFVTLHADTETMRQNFEHMQQISLAELRAQIYYDLVNFYLYTKQYRQAREAVNECRRNLKEMKTDYKAESAKYTADDYLFCHVNDDELEGYLLACGCSEQRTTLTERFNAASWKQYKDIIETLREDNYIREIPLINRRILELDIEGLISQGTLKETRTFEMQVAALNVVRSIFEEGNIFASVDYFEKYKHLNSFIAIVDVIANVIPHCNLSERYIVKNFVIDCILKQNNGKQFLLHIQHLQLFTPIELRDLEQQSAEEEMIVPPLATLNEWKFSSKIMRIEVGSLERQLIACTNANTVRKLLVKLAATNPTKPLWTVNPSWEIATPIKSMLMSMQRGFLQDFAYVLLGKAREMTAKNDYIGAIYQSKTISNSHY is encoded by the coding sequence ATGAGTATAGAGAAGAGTACAACGAATTTGGGGAATAAAAAAATGGAAGATCCCCTGCGACAGAAGGCAGTGCCGCTTGCGGCGGAAACTGTGCTGTGGTTTGAATTTCTACTCGATCCACAATTGATAACAAAGCATTTAAAGAAACCCAATCCGGATCCTAGTCCATTGGAGTTAATGTCACAATTTATATCCGTCACACCGGATGTTGTAATGCCACCACAATTTGATCTAACATCTCCTGAAGCGGAAAGCGTACCAGGTGGTATACCTGTAACACCAGGCGCTAGTGTGACTACTGCAGCCGATATGAGTAACGTCGATGGATTGAGGATACCACGCAAACAAATGGCGTTGAAAATTTTGGCGCTTAAAGTAGCAACGTGGTTGAAATGGAATTTAGATGTTTTGGAGACAAGTCTACCGATACCAAAACAGCTCTTCTTGCTGCGCGATTTATGTACGGTGTGCTTTGGCAAATTAATAAGTATACCCTTGCCGCAGGACTTTCAACCAAAGATAACTTCTGATCATCGTTGCGTGTTACGCTTACAAATATTGAAGGACATTGCGATGAAAGCTGCCCGCCCCTCAATGGCTAATATGTTTGTACCCATAGAGCCAATGCATCAATTTTTCGCACCCGAAATACCACCACAAAATAGTGTTGAATATTTACAGGATCTATGCAAATCGACAGAGCCCTTTTATGTGTTCACCTATGATACATTCGTAACGCTCCATGCAGATACCGAAACAATGCGACAAAACTTCGAACATATGCAACAAATCTCTTTAGCTGAATTACGAGCACAAATCTATTATGATTTGGTGAATTTCTATTTGTATACCAAACAATATAGGCAAGCACGCGAAGCTGTAAATGAATGTCGACGTAATTTGAAGGAAATGAAAACTGATTATAAAGCTGAATCGGCTAAGTACACGGCAGATGATTATCTTTTTTGTCATGTAAATGACGATGAGCTAGAAGGTTACCTATTGGCTTGTGGATGCAGTGAACAGAGAACAACTTTGACGGAACGCTTCAATGCGGCATCGTGGAAACAATATAAGGACATTATTGAAACCTTACGTGAAGATAATTATATacgtgaaataccattgataaatCGTCGAATACTTGAGCTTGACATTGAAGGCCTCATTTCACAGGGTACATTGAAAGAGACACGTACATTTGAAATGCAAGTTGCCGCACTAAATGTGGTGCGCAGCATTTTTGAAGAGGGCAATATTTTTGCAAGTGttgattattttgaaaaatataaacaTTTGAACAGTTTTATTGCAATCGTGGATGTTATTGCTAATGTTATTCCACATTGTAATCTGAGCGAACGGtatattgtaaaaaatttcgttattgATTGTATTTTAAAGCAAAATAATGGCAAACAATTTTTGCTACACATACAACATCTGCAATTGTTTACACCAATTGAGCTGCGTGATTTGGAGCAACAAAGTGCAGAAGAGGAAATGATTGTACCACCGCTTGCAACGCTCAATGAATGGAAATTCAGTTCCAAGATAATGCGTATTGAAGTGGGATCCTTAGAACGCCAACTAATCGCATGTACCAATGCGAATACGGTACGAAAGCTGTTAGTAAAACTTGCTGCTACAAATCCCACAAAACCGCTATGGACAGTAAATCCCAGTTGGGAAATTGCCACACCCATTAAATCAATGCTTATGTCCATGCAGCGAGGTTTCCTACAAGATTTTGCCTACGTCTTATTAGGCAAAGCGCGTGAAATGACAGCGAAGAACGACTACATTGGCGCAATTTATCAATCTAAAACGATTAGTAATTCACATTATTAA